The Kitasatospora paranensis genome has a window encoding:
- a CDS encoding ATP-binding protein produces MQEIAFLSEAEFTGVFFDECWWLSSSPEGLDLMLEIVRDGRKHNAGLFAASHDPYDIGPDNEQGEKIRGLITHALVFRQRSRQLAARALEFLGLDGTDPTMLKVVTENLSPVNVADAERVYRAGECLYRDLKRRIGGMKVLIPADEQAADAIHTTPGELTGAKGRS; encoded by the coding sequence GTGCAGGAGATCGCCTTCCTGTCCGAGGCCGAGTTCACCGGCGTCTTCTTCGACGAGTGCTGGTGGCTCTCCTCCAGCCCCGAGGGCCTGGACCTGATGCTCGAGATCGTCCGCGACGGCCGCAAGCACAACGCCGGCCTGTTCGCCGCCAGCCACGACCCCTACGACATCGGCCCCGACAACGAGCAGGGCGAGAAGATCCGCGGCCTGATCACCCACGCCCTCGTCTTCCGCCAGCGCTCCCGTCAGCTCGCGGCCCGGGCACTGGAGTTCCTCGGCCTGGACGGCACCGACCCCACCATGCTCAAGGTCGTCACCGAGAACCTCTCCCCGGTGAACGTTGCTGATGCCGAGCGTGTGTACCGCGCCGGCGAGTGCCTCTACCGCGACCTCAAGCGCCGCATCGGCGGCATGAAGGTGCTGATCCCGGCCGACGAGCAGGCCGCCGACGCGATCCACACCACCCCCGGTGAGCTCACCGGCGCCAAGGGCCGCTCATGA
- a CDS encoding ATP-binding protein — protein MRLPVRHISGNLIWTTSASVWGVWRVESDNYAHASRQTKRERLDQLEALFKALRGEVLLLSLCPQVDAASVVDRMTSGVDLDKSPELVELSWKVLRQLEELKLTGRVDFLAMPLSHADFKESLRAVTASATAEVMGSLGLLPPAVSAGEVSRRMTQARRLAATWPSGVRLRPASEAEILWIYAHSARRGLEEPLLPEDGAARGIRGRGRTVAAHAQVLLDEGGRGQLSSKAPTNPLKHKYLRAETEYGSSYQAFCVMSEMPDSFVFPGSEYLSALDEFSFPVDWCVRLNIESGAKAEPRSRRRANELAHQYTEYDGDVAGVPAHLDKDTASLDEYRSRLTSSSTEVEIRASVAMCVWGDSPADLNEQMAALRNHFGGSDYTLERPAGDQVNLFHAMLPGARAPRVMNDYAQILLAKDFAMGMPFSGQGLGDDAGSLFGLQLSGGGVRPVLLDFSHGPRVNVAANAAFIGELGSGKSVALKAALYSILSTGHRLARAASRGRGLVIDRTPQREWVRFVEACPGTTQVIDVDESAGLSLDPLRVFTGPRAARYAESFLTPLLDIASMSVEGVTLAEAIEATNTGTDRSMQGLIDTLVERARTLDPDEPNDDAVRAAASELVRKLRSLAKKDLGRVIFDPALPVVRVSDADSIVFAVSSLKLPTKEELDEHRLSRLEVEKKFGWRLMYLVAALCRRSPSCPRPSSPASSSTSAGGSPPAPRAWT, from the coding sequence ATGCGTCTGCCCGTTCGCCACATCAGCGGCAACCTCATCTGGACCACGAGCGCGTCGGTGTGGGGCGTGTGGCGCGTCGAGTCCGACAACTACGCGCACGCCTCCCGTCAGACCAAGCGTGAGCGCCTCGACCAGCTCGAGGCGCTCTTCAAGGCCCTGCGCGGCGAGGTGCTGCTGCTGAGTCTGTGCCCGCAGGTCGACGCCGCGTCCGTGGTGGACCGGATGACCTCCGGCGTGGACCTGGACAAGTCCCCCGAGCTGGTCGAGCTGTCCTGGAAGGTGCTGCGCCAGCTGGAGGAGCTCAAGCTGACCGGCCGGGTCGACTTCCTCGCCATGCCGCTGTCTCACGCGGACTTCAAGGAGAGCCTGCGCGCCGTCACCGCCTCGGCCACCGCGGAGGTGATGGGCTCGCTGGGGCTGCTCCCGCCGGCCGTCTCTGCGGGCGAGGTCTCCCGCCGCATGACCCAGGCGCGGCGCCTGGCGGCGACCTGGCCCTCTGGGGTCCGGCTGCGGCCGGCCAGCGAGGCCGAGATCCTGTGGATCTACGCCCACAGCGCGCGGCGCGGGCTGGAGGAGCCGCTGCTGCCGGAGGACGGCGCTGCGCGCGGCATCCGCGGCCGCGGCCGCACGGTGGCCGCACACGCCCAGGTCCTCCTGGACGAGGGCGGCCGCGGGCAGCTGTCCTCGAAGGCGCCCACCAACCCGCTCAAGCACAAGTACCTGCGGGCCGAGACCGAGTACGGCAGCAGCTACCAGGCGTTCTGCGTGATGTCGGAGATGCCGGACTCCTTCGTCTTCCCCGGCTCCGAGTACCTGTCCGCGCTGGACGAGTTCTCCTTCCCCGTCGACTGGTGCGTGCGGCTGAACATCGAGTCCGGTGCCAAGGCGGAGCCGCGCTCCCGGCGCCGCGCCAACGAGCTGGCCCACCAGTACACCGAGTACGACGGCGACGTCGCTGGCGTGCCCGCGCACCTGGACAAGGACACCGCGTCCCTGGACGAGTACCGCTCCCGGCTCACCTCCTCCTCCACCGAGGTGGAGATCCGGGCGTCGGTGGCCATGTGCGTCTGGGGCGACTCACCTGCCGACCTGAACGAGCAGATGGCCGCCCTGCGCAACCACTTCGGCGGCAGCGACTACACCCTGGAGCGCCCGGCCGGCGACCAGGTCAACCTGTTCCACGCGATGCTGCCCGGCGCCCGAGCGCCGCGGGTGATGAACGACTACGCGCAGATCCTGCTCGCGAAGGACTTCGCGATGGGGATGCCGTTCTCCGGGCAGGGCCTGGGCGACGACGCCGGCTCGCTGTTCGGCCTGCAGCTGTCCGGCGGCGGCGTGCGCCCCGTGCTGCTGGACTTCTCCCACGGGCCCAGGGTCAACGTCGCCGCGAACGCCGCGTTCATCGGCGAGCTCGGCTCGGGCAAGTCGGTGGCCCTGAAGGCGGCGCTGTACTCGATCCTGTCGACCGGTCACCGGCTCGCCCGGGCCGCCAGCCGCGGCCGCGGCCTGGTCATCGACCGCACCCCGCAGCGCGAGTGGGTCCGCTTCGTCGAGGCCTGCCCCGGTACCACCCAGGTCATCGACGTCGACGAGAGCGCCGGCCTGAGCCTGGACCCCCTGCGGGTGTTCACCGGCCCGCGCGCCGCCCGCTACGCCGAGAGCTTCCTGACCCCGCTGCTCGACATCGCCTCCATGTCCGTCGAGGGCGTCACCCTCGCCGAGGCCATCGAGGCGACCAACACCGGCACCGACCGCAGCATGCAGGGCCTGATCGACACCCTCGTCGAACGGGCCCGCACCTTGGACCCCGACGAGCCCAACGACGACGCGGTGCGCGCCGCCGCCAGCGAACTGGTCCGCAAGCTCCGCTCGCTCGCCAAGAAGGACCTCGGCCGGGTCATCTTCGACCCCGCCCTGCCGGTGGTCCGGGTCTCCGACGCCGACTCGATCGTCTTCGCCGTCTCCAGCCTCAAGCTGCCCACCAAGGAAGAGCTCGACGAGCACCGCCTCTCGCGGCTGGAGGTCGAGAAGAAGTTCGGGTGGCGGCTGATGTACCTGGTCGCCGCCCTGTGCAGGAGATCGCCTTCCTGTCCGAGGCCGAGTTCACCGGCGTCTTCTTCGACGAGTGCTGGTGGCTCTCCTCCAGCCCCGAGGGCCTGGACCTGA